One Odocoileus virginianus isolate 20LAN1187 ecotype Illinois chromosome 4, Ovbor_1.2, whole genome shotgun sequence DNA segment encodes these proteins:
- the KPNA4 gene encoding importin subunit alpha-3: MADNEKLDNQRLKNFKNKGRDLETMRRQRNEVVVELRKNKRDEHLLKRRNVPHEDICEDSDIDGDYRVQNTSLEAIVQNASSDNQGIQLSAVQAARKLLSSDRNPPIDDLIKSGILPILVHCLERDDNPSLQFEAAWALTNIASGTSEQTQAVVQSNAVPLFLRLLHSPHQNVCEQAVWALGNIIGDGPQCRDYVISLGVVKPLLSFISPSIPITFLRNVTWVMVNLCRHKDPPPPMETIQEILPALCVLIHHTDVNILVDTVWALSYLTDAGNEQIQMVIDSGIVPHLVPLLSHQEVKVQTAALRAVGNIVTGTDEQTQVVLNCDALSHFPALLTHPKEKINKEAVWFLSNITAGNQQQVQAVIDANLVPMIIHLLDKGDFGTQKEAAWAISNLTISGRKDQVAYLIQQNVIPPFCNLLTVKDAQVVQVVLDGLSNILKMAEDEAETIANLIEECGGLEKIEQLQNHENEDIYKLAYEIIDQFFSSDDIDEDPSLVPEAIQGGTFGFNSSANVPTEGFQF, translated from the exons ACTATGAGAAGACAACGAAATGAAGTTGTAGTTGAATTAAGAAAG aataaaagagaTGAACATCTCTTAAAGAGGAGGAATGTACCACATGAAGATATCTGTGAAGACTCTGACATAGATGGCGATTATAGAGTG CAAAATACCTCTCTAGAAGCTATAGTTCAA AATGCTTCAAGTGATAACCAAGGAATTCAATTAAGTGCAGTTCAAGCTGCTAG GAAGCTTTTGTCCAGTGATCGTAATCCACCAATTGATGACTTAATAAAATCTGGAATATTGCCTATTTTAGTCCATTGTCTTGAAAGAGATGACAA TCCTTCTTTACAGTTTGAAGCGGCATGGGCTTTGACAAACATTGCATCTGGAACCTCTGAACAAACTCAAGCAGTAGTTCAGTCTA ATGCTGTGCCACTTTTCCTGAGGCTTCTCCATTCACCCCATCAGAATGTCTGTGAGCAAGCAGTGTGGGCACTGGGAAATATCATAG GTGATGGGCCACAGTGTAGAGATTATGTCATAAGTCTTGGAGTTGTGAAACCTTTACTTTCCTTCATAAGTCCATCTATTCCTATAACATTCTTAAGAAATGTTACTTGGGTTATGGTCAACTTATGTCGCCACAAAGACCCACCACCCCCAATGGAAACCATTCAGGAG ATTCTTCCAGCTCTTTGTGTTTTAATTCATCACACTGACGTAAAT atATTGGTAGATACAGTCTGGGCCCTCTCTTACCTTACTGATGCTGGCAACGAACAGATACAAATGGTAATAGACTCTGGAATAGTCCCTCATTTGGTTCCTCTCCTCAGCCACCAGGAAGTTAAAGTGCAG aCAGCAGCACTTCGAGCTGTAGGCAATATTGTTACTGGAACTGATGAGCAAACACAAGTAGTTTTAAACTGTGATGCTCTTTCACACTTCCCTGCACTTCTGACACATcccaaagagaaaattaataaa GAAGCAGTGTGGTTCCTCTCTAACATCACTGCAGGAAATCAGCAGCAAGTTCAGGCAGTAATTGATGCCAATCTTGTACCAATGATAATACACCTTTTGGATAAG GGAGATTTTGGCACTCAGAAAGAAGCTGCGTGGGCCATAAGTAACTTAACAATTAGTGGAAGAAAAGATCAA gtgGCCTACCTAATCCAACAAAATGTTATCCCACCTTTTTGCAACTTGCTGACTGTAAAAGACGCACAAGTTGTGCAAGTAGTGCTCGATGGGCTaagtaatatattaaaaatggctGAGGATGAGGCCGAAACCATAGCCAATCTTATAGAAGAATGTGGAG GACTGGAGAAAATTGAACAGCTTCAAAATCATGAAAATGAAGACATCTACAAATTGGCCTATGAGATCATTGATCAGTTCTTCTCTTCAGATGAT ATTGATGAAGATCCTAGCCTTGTTCCAGAGGCAATACAAGGTGGAACATTTGGTTTCAATTCATCTGCCAATGTACCAACAGAAGGGTTCCAGTTTTAG